One window from the genome of Erwinia sorbitola encodes:
- a CDS encoding glutathione S-transferase family protein, with product MITVHHLNNSRSQRVLWLLEELDVPYQIKRYQREASMLAPPELKKVHPLGKSPVITDENRVVAESGAILEYLEAHYDTESRLKLFDEEEVIQSRYWLHYAEGSLMPLLVMKLIFSRMGKAPVPWLLRPIGSAFGKGVQKGYLDPQIATHRQFIEQHLASHAWFAGSRFSIADVQMSFPLQALTARGGAADSPAIQAWLQKVQSRAAWQRALQKGGEISLD from the coding sequence ATGATCACCGTACACCATCTGAATAATTCGCGATCGCAGCGCGTCCTCTGGCTGCTGGAAGAGCTGGACGTGCCGTACCAGATTAAGCGCTATCAGCGTGAGGCCAGTATGCTGGCGCCACCGGAGCTGAAAAAAGTCCATCCGCTGGGTAAATCTCCGGTGATCACCGATGAAAATCGCGTGGTGGCAGAGTCCGGCGCTATCCTTGAATACCTTGAAGCGCATTACGATACCGAAAGCAGGCTGAAACTTTTCGATGAGGAAGAGGTGATCCAGTCGCGTTACTGGCTGCACTACGCAGAAGGTTCTCTGATGCCGCTGCTGGTGATGAAACTGATCTTCAGCCGGATGGGAAAAGCGCCGGTACCCTGGCTGCTGCGCCCCATCGGCAGCGCTTTTGGTAAAGGTGTACAGAAGGGCTATCTTGACCCGCAGATCGCCACCCATCGCCAGTTTATCGAGCAGCATCTGGCCAGCCATGCATGGTTTGCGGGCAGCCGCTTCAGTATTGCTGACGTACAGATGAGTTTCCCCCTGCAGGCGCTGACTGCACGCGGTGGCGCGGCTGACAGTCCTGCTATTCAGGCCTGGTTGCAGAAGGTGCAAAGCCGCGCAGCCTGGCAGCGGGCGCTGCAAAAGGGCGGCGAGATTAGCCTCGATTAA
- the soxR gene encoding redox-sensitive transcriptional activator SoxR yields MKKILSNPNKRELTPGDVAQRCGVAVSTLHFYESKGLISSFRNPGNQRRYTRDVLRRVAVIKIAQRIGIPLATISDSLMQYSPGKRMTTKEWAVLSQQWRDELDRRIETLIHLRDDLDGCIGCGCLSMEDCPLRNPNDRLSEQGTGAILLDVKSV; encoded by the coding sequence ATGAAAAAAATTCTCAGCAATCCCAATAAGCGCGAACTGACCCCCGGCGACGTTGCACAGCGCTGCGGTGTGGCCGTTTCGACGCTACATTTCTATGAAAGCAAAGGATTAATCAGCAGCTTCCGCAACCCGGGAAACCAGCGCCGCTATACGCGAGACGTACTGCGGCGCGTGGCGGTGATCAAGATAGCCCAGCGCATCGGCATTCCCCTGGCCACCATCAGCGACAGTCTGATGCAGTACTCCCCCGGAAAAAGGATGACCACCAAAGAGTGGGCGGTGCTGTCGCAGCAGTGGCGCGATGAGCTGGACAGGCGTATCGAAACGTTGATCCACCTGCGCGATGATCTGGATGGCTGCATTGGCTGCGGCTGCCTGTCGATGGAGGACTGCCCGCTGCGAAATCCAAACGATCGTCTGAGCGAGCAGGGTACCGGAGCGATTTTGCTTGATGTGAAGAGTGTTTAA
- the soxS gene encoding superoxide response transcriptional regulator SoxS: MHDDIISTLTDWIDNNLDKTLSIDEVAAKSGYSKWHLQRMFRSVTKQTLGGYIRERRLTLAAEALRLTQRPVFDIAMQYGYDSQQTFSRVFRRQFSQTPTAYRSSMRHAPVKRSSWSFDCGDYATSSFSQRISEKSCPTCS; the protein is encoded by the coding sequence ATGCATGACGACATCATCAGCACCCTGACTGACTGGATCGATAATAATCTGGATAAGACTCTGTCGATTGATGAAGTGGCGGCAAAATCGGGCTATTCGAAATGGCATTTGCAGCGTATGTTCCGTTCCGTAACGAAACAGACGCTGGGTGGCTATATTCGTGAACGCCGTCTGACGCTGGCCGCTGAAGCTTTACGTCTGACACAGCGCCCGGTATTTGATATTGCAATGCAGTACGGTTATGACTCTCAGCAGACCTTCTCGCGGGTTTTCCGCCGCCAGTTCTCACAGACGCCGACCGCATATCGCAGCAGTATGCGCCATGCCCCTGTGAAGCGCAGCAGCTGGAGCTTTGACTGTGGTGACTACGCCACCAGCAGCTTTAGCCAGCGCATCAGCGAAAAATCCTGCCCGACCTGTAGCTAA
- a CDS encoding diguanylate cyclase domain-containing protein, whose product MKIQQQGAVAVKRELPTMRQSFQRMHMVIILVSLLFSGLSLSALSMYVLRSYAENNIQLVATSVSYSARTAVLENDAATADSILREIGARTEFAAGRIYRADQQLLASWQAPGQTARSGVSAMVASWLFPQPVSAPVMHQQQEVGRVWINGDASRVLHYLWQALLWLGGSLLLTAMLAFYLAYRMQAGIVQGLQNIATVTHDVRRRRAFSQRVPAASIAELDKLSGDFNSLLEELDLWQRHLKHENDSLTHQTLHDGLTGLPNRKAFEQQLQSLLNDPQTRQQVSVLFIDGDRFKQINDRYGHAAGDHVLMVTAERLRARLRNGDLVARLGGDEFAVLLSTAQQEEQVAQVARDIIEAMRPPISLPEGIQVVQSLSVGVALAKNHSSPEALIAQADAAMYHIKELGGGWFLSPSWWGQERQGVPPQEAAASFNR is encoded by the coding sequence ATGAAGATTCAACAGCAAGGGGCGGTGGCAGTGAAGCGTGAACTACCGACCATGCGTCAGTCCTTTCAGCGCATGCATATGGTGATAATCCTGGTTTCGCTGCTGTTCAGCGGGCTGTCGTTATCTGCGCTATCCATGTATGTGCTGCGCAGTTATGCGGAAAATAATATCCAGCTGGTGGCGACCAGTGTCAGCTACAGCGCCCGGACGGCGGTGCTGGAGAATGATGCCGCCACGGCTGACAGTATTCTGCGTGAAATTGGCGCACGGACGGAGTTTGCCGCCGGGCGTATTTACCGTGCCGACCAGCAGCTGCTCGCCAGCTGGCAGGCACCCGGGCAGACAGCGCGTAGCGGCGTCAGCGCAATGGTCGCCAGCTGGCTGTTTCCGCAGCCGGTCAGTGCACCGGTTATGCACCAACAGCAGGAGGTCGGGCGCGTCTGGATCAACGGTGACGCGTCACGCGTGCTGCACTATTTATGGCAGGCGCTGCTATGGCTGGGCGGAAGCCTGCTGTTGACCGCAATGCTGGCATTTTACCTGGCGTATCGTATGCAGGCGGGGATCGTGCAGGGGCTGCAAAATATAGCCACGGTTACGCATGATGTCCGCAGACGGCGTGCGTTTTCTCAGCGTGTGCCTGCGGCCTCAATCGCCGAGCTGGATAAACTCAGCGGTGATTTCAACAGCCTGCTTGAAGAGCTGGATCTGTGGCAGCGTCATCTGAAGCATGAGAACGACTCGCTGACCCATCAGACGCTGCATGATGGATTGACCGGGCTGCCAAACCGAAAGGCGTTCGAACAGCAGCTACAGTCATTACTGAACGATCCACAGACACGCCAGCAGGTTAGCGTGCTGTTTATTGACGGCGACCGGTTTAAACAGATTAACGACCGCTACGGCCATGCGGCGGGCGACCATGTGCTGATGGTAACGGCAGAACGTCTGCGCGCACGCCTGCGTAACGGCGATCTGGTGGCGCGGCTTGGTGGTGATGAATTTGCCGTGCTGTTATCCACGGCCCAACAGGAAGAGCAGGTGGCACAGGTCGCACGCGATATTATCGAAGCGATGCGCCCGCCTATCTCACTGCCGGAGGGCATTCAGGTTGTGCAGTCGTTAAGCGTTGGCGTGGCGCTGGCGAAGAACCACAGCTCACCTGAAGCGCTGATTGCGCAGGCGGATGCGGCGATGTATCACATTAAGGAGCTGGGCGGTGGCTGGTTCTTATCGCCATCCTGGTGGGGGCAGGAACGACAGGGAGTGCCACCACAGGAGGCGGCGGCATCGTTTAATCGTTAG
- a CDS encoding YjcB family protein, producing MATITTSVILMRWELLSAVMMFLASTFNVKCRKASHNVMAFAFTGIGIGMSCWFVTGLLGITLSMDNLHNFWNITKDVFVEVMSRTPADWPMP from the coding sequence ATGGCTACAATTACCACCAGCGTTATTCTCATGAGATGGGAGCTGCTCAGTGCAGTGATGATGTTCCTCGCCAGCACCTTCAATGTGAAGTGCCGTAAAGCCAGCCACAATGTCATGGCGTTCGCATTTACCGGTATCGGTATTGGTATGTCATGCTGGTTTGTCACCGGGCTGCTGGGTATTACGCTGAGTATGGATAATCTGCACAACTTCTGGAACATCACGAAAGATGTCTTTGTCGAAGTAATGAGCCGCACGCCTGCTGACTGGCCAATGCCGTAA
- a CDS encoding ATP-grasp fold amidoligase family protein produces MLKLKAELRKGFVYLLKKMPWSYQDKVYYFQKFKRLPNIREPKLFNEKILYRKYMTSDHVRYANLSDKLLVRDYIAGTIGEDYLIPLIHQTDDPISLLSLPSLKNTVIKPNHGSGMVEIVLEELDCIQKQLLIRRCDEWLHKDFSHHAREIHYRYIKPRILVEQYVGDGKFAAVDYKFHMFNKKDGNFEYVLQVIYNRVGSAALSMSFYVNNLKQSFYKIRDTGFDISADYETLERALALSKQLASDFDYVRVDWYIHEGHIYFGELTFTPGAGMVTGLDNGLNQIMGDMWLQDRKTEALPEAKESGDVPIPAAVLKKI; encoded by the coding sequence ATGTTGAAGCTCAAAGCAGAGTTGAGAAAGGGTTTTGTATACCTGCTCAAGAAAATGCCTTGGTCTTACCAGGATAAAGTTTATTATTTTCAAAAATTCAAACGTCTTCCTAATATCCGGGAACCAAAGTTATTCAATGAGAAGATTCTGTATCGTAAATATATGACCAGCGATCATGTTCGTTATGCAAACTTATCGGATAAATTACTGGTCAGAGATTATATTGCCGGCACCATCGGAGAGGATTATCTGATCCCGCTAATTCATCAGACAGATGACCCGATCTCGCTGCTGAGTTTACCCAGCCTGAAAAATACCGTGATTAAACCGAATCATGGCTCCGGCATGGTCGAAATTGTGCTGGAAGAGCTGGACTGCATCCAGAAGCAGCTGCTGATCAGGCGCTGTGATGAGTGGCTGCATAAGGACTTCTCACATCATGCGCGTGAGATTCACTATCGCTATATCAAGCCGCGCATCCTGGTTGAACAGTACGTTGGGGATGGCAAGTTTGCCGCCGTTGACTACAAGTTTCATATGTTCAACAAGAAGGATGGCAACTTTGAGTATGTGCTCCAGGTGATTTATAACCGCGTGGGTAGTGCTGCGCTGTCGATGAGCTTCTATGTTAATAATCTGAAGCAGAGCTTTTATAAAATCCGTGATACCGGATTTGATATCAGTGCCGACTACGAGACGCTGGAACGTGCGCTGGCTTTGAGCAAGCAGCTGGCATCAGATTTCGACTATGTACGCGTGGACTGGTATATCCATGAAGGGCATATCTACTTCGGCGAGCTGACCTTTACGCCGGGGGCTGGCATGGTGACCGGGCTGGATAATGGTCTTAATCAGATCATGGGCGATATGTGGTTACAGGATCGTAAAACGGAAGCGTTACCGGAAGCAAAAGAGTCTGGTGATGTGCCGATACCTGCGGCGGTGCTAAAAAAGATTTAA
- a CDS encoding oligosaccharide flippase family protein, whose amino-acid sequence MKYSAMTNAAWMMSEKVVSVFGVIFVTSYVAKSFGPVIFGQIAFSASLFSIVQTIAIFGTETILFKSISKSTPKGMRLMAVAKSLRLTLLLVLSLPVLLYVWLMMRENFIVFAVASFLSAMFVTQDIFSVYNNARLESRLNTVANATGMILSFIISFTVAWYKLSPLWLSLSIVAVTLVPYLIKRSRFYQTNTISQPPRHKRKNYLRYLLHAGLPLAISSVFISVQVKTAQFFLVGVSSAQDLGLFTAANTISASWIFIPVAIITSCFSEIFRERGDVAVKLASRLNGYVMAVSLLMLSVVTLFGDRIINSLYGQDYTQSGNLITLLSLATCFSAMGTVAYRYMVKEGGFNYLLVKVILLVVIGLATSYFFIQSWGLTGAAWSVFITELLSLTIMNYFFKNGVILKIQLSSLNYKTYK is encoded by the coding sequence ATGAAATACAGTGCAATGACAAATGCCGCATGGATGATGTCCGAAAAAGTAGTCTCGGTCTTCGGTGTGATTTTTGTCACATCTTATGTCGCGAAATCTTTCGGCCCGGTTATATTTGGGCAAATAGCATTTTCTGCCTCACTATTTTCAATTGTTCAGACTATTGCCATTTTTGGCACTGAGACAATTCTTTTTAAAAGCATTAGCAAAAGTACGCCAAAGGGAATGCGTCTGATGGCGGTGGCGAAGTCATTACGCCTGACATTATTACTGGTGCTGTCGTTGCCAGTATTGTTGTACGTCTGGCTGATGATGCGGGAAAATTTTATTGTGTTTGCCGTGGCGTCATTTCTATCTGCGATGTTTGTTACTCAGGATATTTTCAGCGTTTACAATAACGCACGCCTGGAATCGCGGCTGAATACGGTAGCAAATGCCACGGGAATGATATTGAGTTTCATTATCAGCTTCACTGTTGCCTGGTATAAACTCAGCCCGCTGTGGTTATCTCTGTCTATCGTTGCGGTCACGCTGGTGCCTTATCTGATCAAGCGCAGTCGCTTTTATCAGACCAACACCATCAGTCAGCCGCCGCGTCATAAGCGTAAGAATTATCTGCGTTATTTGCTTCATGCGGGGCTACCACTGGCAATCTCCAGCGTGTTTATCTCTGTTCAGGTGAAGACCGCGCAGTTCTTTCTGGTCGGGGTAAGTTCAGCCCAGGATCTGGGTCTGTTTACCGCAGCGAATACCATCTCTGCTTCGTGGATTTTTATTCCCGTAGCAATCATTACATCCTGTTTCTCTGAGATTTTCAGGGAGCGTGGGGATGTGGCAGTTAAACTGGCTTCACGGCTTAATGGTTATGTTATGGCAGTTTCACTTTTAATGCTCTCCGTTGTCACGCTGTTTGGTGACAGGATCATTAACAGCCTTTATGGGCAAGACTACACACAATCGGGAAACCTCATTACGTTATTGTCGTTAGCAACCTGCTTTTCGGCAATGGGAACAGTAGCCTATCGCTACATGGTTAAAGAGGGTGGTTTCAATTACTTACTGGTGAAAGTGATTCTGCTGGTGGTTATTGGCCTGGCGACATCTTACTTCTTTATCCAATCCTGGGGATTAACAGGCGCTGCCTGGAGCGTGTTTATCACTGAACTCCTGTCCCTGACGATAATGAATTATTTCTTTAAGAATGGCGTCATTCTTAAAATACAGCTTTCCTCACTCAACTACAAAACCTACAAATGA
- a CDS encoding transposase, whose amino-acid sequence MRKSRYTEEQITSAIKASENGIKVKEICDELGISEATFYSWKKKYAGLSSEEGRKIKELEEKVHSMERELQSLSSDKEMLQSVLKNFFTTNDKRQAVNFLQDTFDIGTRRSCRLLDISRSVYHYPYNLENQ is encoded by the coding sequence ATGAGAAAGTCACGATATACCGAAGAGCAAATCACCAGTGCCATTAAAGCTTCTGAAAACGGAATCAAGGTAAAAGAGATTTGTGATGAGTTGGGCATTTCTGAAGCAACGTTCTACAGTTGGAAAAAGAAATATGCCGGTCTGTCTTCAGAAGAAGGCAGGAAAATCAAGGAGCTGGAGGAGAAGGTTCACAGCATGGAACGTGAGCTACAGTCGCTCTCGTCAGACAAAGAGATGCTGCAAAGCGTACTTAAAAACTTTTTCACCACTAACGATAAACGGCAAGCCGTTAATTTCTTACAGGATACGTTCGACATTGGAACACGCCGTAGCTGCCGTCTGTTGGATATCAGCCGCAGTGTTTACCATTATCCTTACAATCTTGAAAATCAGTAA
- a CDS encoding DMT family transporter — protein MLTGILFALSAGLMWGLIFVGPLLVPDYPGTLQSMGRYLAFGLIALPLAWQDRHRLLALTRRDWQEALRLTLVGNLLYYACLATAIQRTGAPISTMIIGTLPVVISVSANLCYGKDEGQLRWRKLFPALLLIVAGLVCVNVAELKGGAHQVDIWRYLSGMALAFAAVVCWTWYPLRNARWLRQHAIRPATWATAQGVVTLPLALLGYLLVMGQLHLSGEQFVLPFGPRPGVFIALMLAIALFCSWLGTLCWNEASQRLPTVLVGPLIVFEILAGLAYTFLLRQTWPPLLTLMGILCLISGVVSAMLIKPEPVVKSLKVSQ, from the coding sequence ATGTTAACGGGTATTTTATTTGCCCTGAGCGCCGGGTTGATGTGGGGGCTGATTTTCGTCGGGCCGCTGCTGGTGCCTGACTATCCTGGCACTTTACAGTCGATGGGCCGCTATCTGGCTTTTGGGCTGATTGCGCTGCCGCTTGCCTGGCAGGATCGCCATCGGCTGCTGGCTCTGACCCGTCGTGACTGGCAGGAGGCCCTACGGCTGACGCTGGTAGGGAACTTACTCTATTACGCCTGCCTTGCCACGGCGATACAGCGAACCGGGGCCCCGATATCCACCATGATCATTGGTACGTTGCCGGTGGTGATCTCCGTCAGTGCCAATCTCTGTTACGGCAAAGATGAAGGGCAGCTGCGCTGGCGCAAGTTATTTCCGGCACTGTTACTGATTGTCGCCGGGCTGGTATGCGTCAATGTGGCAGAGCTGAAGGGCGGGGCGCATCAGGTGGATATCTGGCGCTATCTGAGCGGAATGGCGCTGGCCTTTGCGGCAGTGGTGTGCTGGACGTGGTATCCGCTGCGTAACGCCCGCTGGCTCCGGCAACATGCCATTCGTCCTGCCACCTGGGCTACCGCGCAGGGTGTGGTGACGCTACCGCTGGCGTTACTGGGTTATTTGCTGGTCATGGGGCAGCTGCATCTTAGCGGGGAACAATTTGTGCTGCCGTTCGGCCCGCGTCCGGGAGTCTTTATCGCGCTGATGCTGGCGATTGCACTCTTCTGCTCCTGGCTGGGCACCCTGTGCTGGAATGAAGCCAGCCAGCGGCTGCCAACGGTATTGGTCGGCCCGCTGATAGTATTTGAGATTCTTGCCGGGCTGGCTTACACCTTCCTGCTGCGCCAGACATGGCCACCACTGTTGACGCTGATGGGTATCCTCTGCCTGATATCGGGAGTGGTGAGCGCGATGCTTATCAAGCCAGAACCGGTAGTAAAGTCATTGAAAGTCAGCCAGTAA